A window of Microcystis aeruginosa FD4 contains these coding sequences:
- a CDS encoding ATP-dependent zinc protease family protein has product MKPDKIIIGWREWLDLPDLGITKIKAKIDTGARSSALHAFHLHTFRDGDRDWLRFQVHPYQKDSHHTVTTTAEILEWRQVKNSGGQSQLRPVIRTSVLLGGRQWPIELTLTNRDVMGFRMLLGREALKKGFLVHPNRSFLLS; this is encoded by the coding sequence ATGAAACCCGATAAAATCATCATCGGTTGGCGAGAATGGCTCGATTTACCCGATTTAGGCATTACCAAAATTAAGGCCAAGATTGATACAGGCGCTCGCTCCTCGGCCCTACACGCTTTTCATCTCCATACTTTTCGAGATGGCGATCGCGATTGGCTGCGCTTTCAAGTTCATCCCTACCAAAAAGATAGTCACCACACTGTCACCACTACCGCAGAAATCCTCGAATGGCGACAGGTAAAAAATTCCGGGGGTCAAAGTCAACTACGTCCCGTCATCAGAACAAGTGTATTACTTGGCGGCCGTCAATGGCCGATCGAATTAACCTTGACTAATCGCGATGTCATGGGTTTTCGGATGTTATTAGGACGAGAAGCACTGAAAAAAGGCTTTCTTGTCCATCCGAATAGGTCTTTTTTACTGAGTTAA